In Schaalia sp. JY-X169, the following are encoded in one genomic region:
- a CDS encoding ScpA family protein, with product MAQKLWGDDNGDSEPLETESTYGPPSLREFDVSLENFTGPFDLLLRLIARRQMDLTQIALAAVTDEFLAYIRKQPDLSSATDFLVVAATLLHMKAAALLPKNAVEDDILDEDLEARDLLFARLLQYRALQQAAEVLVKQWDKHAGTVARSVPLQEPYASLLPELRWTASPEFFASLAANALAEKPRPDEAQHVGRPAASFDEQLEIVRARLEEGSVASFADLVQDASNSAVVVTRFLALLQLYRQGNLAFHQDDPMATLRIEWVPPTPGAALVASLQNGEVEIARGSHSERR from the coding sequence ACGGGGATTCCGAGCCGCTCGAAACAGAATCGACGTATGGTCCACCGTCGTTGCGAGAGTTTGATGTTTCGTTAGAGAATTTCACGGGCCCGTTCGATCTGCTGTTGCGCCTGATTGCCCGCAGACAAATGGATCTGACGCAGATTGCGTTGGCAGCGGTTACAGACGAGTTCTTGGCCTACATTCGTAAGCAGCCCGACCTCTCTTCTGCAACGGATTTTCTGGTGGTAGCAGCGACACTGCTCCATATGAAGGCCGCGGCGTTGCTTCCTAAGAACGCGGTCGAGGACGACATTCTTGACGAGGACTTGGAGGCGCGAGATCTTCTTTTTGCCCGCCTCCTGCAGTACCGCGCCCTCCAGCAAGCAGCGGAGGTCTTGGTGAAACAGTGGGACAAGCATGCGGGCACGGTGGCTCGTTCAGTGCCACTTCAAGAACCGTACGCGTCACTTTTGCCGGAGCTGCGGTGGACGGCATCACCAGAGTTCTTTGCGTCTTTGGCAGCAAATGCACTTGCTGAGAAGCCACGTCCGGATGAAGCTCAGCATGTGGGTCGACCTGCGGCCTCGTTCGATGAGCAACTTGAAATCGTAAGAGCAAGACTTGAAGAAGGCTCTGTCGCGAGTTTTGCGGACTTAGTTCAAGACGCTTCCAACTCGGCAGTGGTGGTGACCAGGTTCCTCGCTCTGTTGCAGTTGTACCGCCAGGGCAACTTGGCCTTTCACCAAGATGATCCCATGGCCACCTTACGGATTGAGTGGGTTCCGCCAACCCCGGGCGCAGCGTTGGTGGCGTCCCTGCAAAATGGCGAAGTTGAGATAGCGAGGGGGTCCCACAGTGAGCGGCGATAA
- the scpB gene encoding SMC-Scp complex subunit ScpB produces the protein MSIDREDVAVADTAGRGGDSLSLEGVDLRGALEAILMVALVPVSPMDLAAATQMPVEQVEEALRGLAADYDGRDGSRERGFELREIEGEWRLYSRSKWASWVSQFVAGAESTSLTRAAMETLAIIAYRQPVTRGQIARIRGVNVDSVLRTLAARDLIAEDGTSPSGAHLFRTTSSFLEYMGMSSLDDLVPLGPFMPGPENIDYLLAELP, from the coding sequence GTGAGCATTGACAGGGAAGATGTCGCGGTGGCCGACACAGCGGGAAGAGGTGGGGACTCTCTCTCCCTTGAGGGTGTCGACCTCAGGGGGGCGCTCGAAGCTATCCTCATGGTTGCTCTGGTACCCGTTTCGCCTATGGACCTTGCAGCCGCCACCCAGATGCCTGTGGAGCAGGTTGAGGAGGCTCTACGGGGGCTCGCCGCCGACTATGACGGAAGAGATGGAAGCCGTGAGCGCGGTTTTGAGCTAAGGGAAATCGAGGGGGAGTGGCGGCTCTATTCGCGTTCTAAGTGGGCGTCTTGGGTCAGCCAGTTTGTCGCGGGAGCAGAGTCCACCAGTCTGACGCGGGCAGCAATGGAAACACTGGCCATCATTGCCTATCGGCAGCCGGTAACCCGCGGTCAAATCGCACGTATCCGTGGGGTTAATGTCGATAGCGTGCTACGAACTCTCGCTGCTCGCGACCTGATCGCCGAGGACGGTACCAGCCCAAGCGGGGCTCACCTCTTCCGCACCACGTCGAGCTTCCTGGAGTACATGGGAATGTCGTCTCTGGACGACCTCGTCCCCCTCGGACCCTTCATGCCTGGACCAGAGAATATCGATTACCTGCTTGCCGAACTACCATAG
- a CDS encoding pseudouridine synthase: MANDPHKEDGIRLQKIISQAGLASRRAAEDMILQGRVSVDGKVVRKLGTRVDPAKQVVRVDGERVEIDEKAHIVLALNKPVGMVSTMDDPDGRPCLSDLLADYPERLYHVGRLDVDTSGLLLLTNDGELANRLTHPSYGIEKTYVARVHGEVKPFVRRTLLRGVELEDGPVKADKFRVRDVLGDISAVEITLHEGRNRVVRRMMDAVGFPVRELVRIGFGPIHLDRLQPRGMRRIKGDELRRLYDSVQL, encoded by the coding sequence ATGGCGAATGACCCTCACAAAGAGGATGGCATCCGACTTCAAAAGATCATCTCTCAAGCCGGTCTAGCTTCACGTAGGGCTGCAGAAGACATGATTCTGCAGGGCAGAGTCAGTGTCGACGGAAAGGTTGTGCGCAAGCTCGGTACCCGCGTAGACCCCGCTAAGCAGGTTGTGCGGGTGGACGGGGAGCGGGTTGAGATTGATGAGAAGGCCCACATTGTTTTGGCCCTCAACAAGCCGGTCGGCATGGTTTCCACTATGGATGATCCGGATGGGCGTCCCTGCCTATCGGACCTGCTGGCCGACTATCCAGAAAGGCTTTACCACGTTGGGCGTCTGGATGTGGACACATCGGGCCTCCTCCTGCTGACCAATGATGGGGAGCTTGCCAACCGCCTGACGCACCCTTCCTATGGAATCGAGAAGACGTATGTGGCTAGAGTCCACGGGGAGGTCAAGCCGTTTGTGAGGCGGACACTTCTTCGGGGTGTGGAGCTCGAGGACGGTCCGGTCAAGGCCGACAAGTTCCGTGTTCGCGACGTCCTCGGCGACATTTCGGCCGTGGAAATTACCCTCCACGAAGGTCGCAACCGCGTTGTACGCCGCATGATGGATGCTGTTGGTTTCCCCGTGCGGGAACTGGTGCGTATCGGCTTTGGGCCGATTCATTTGGACCGACTTCAGCCCCGCGGAATGCGCCGTATCAAGGGTGATGAGCTGCGCCGCCTGTACGATTCCGTTCAGCTGTAA
- a CDS encoding prephenate dehydrogenase: MALIQRAEVVTAGPVLIIGTGLIGTSIALALRGSGVAVYLWDASPTSLALAGDMGAGTPLSRGFQSFADVSDGSGLVVVASPPDVSGGIVATCLKAFPRAVVTDVASVKEAVVGDVFAFSTDPADEGEAAATEYLGLNGSDLARYVGSHPMAGRARSGASHADGDLFIGRPWVIVPTEHSSPAAVTTVRNLAVDVGAVPMELGPVEHDEAVALVSHVPQLVSSLLAARLATASSDALGLAGQGLRDTTRIAASDPGLWTAIIAGNADRVADILVDLRDDLVGLISGLQAGGVQADGAIPPGVAGAIAKVMTAGNQGVERIPGKHGDSSRRWGYVEVLVPDEPGELGRLFSELGSIGVNIEDLVLEHSAGQPVGLARLMIEPGVVEETQVELEARGWRIASKSLR; this comes from the coding sequence ATGGCACTCATCCAGAGGGCGGAGGTCGTAACCGCCGGACCTGTGCTGATCATTGGAACAGGGTTGATTGGGACTTCAATTGCCCTGGCTCTACGTGGAAGTGGTGTGGCCGTTTACCTCTGGGACGCGTCACCCACCTCTCTTGCTCTTGCTGGTGATATGGGAGCTGGCACTCCGCTCAGCAGAGGATTTCAGTCGTTTGCAGACGTGTCTGACGGATCGGGTCTGGTGGTTGTCGCATCTCCTCCGGACGTCTCGGGAGGGATCGTCGCGACCTGCCTCAAGGCATTCCCGCGGGCAGTTGTTACAGACGTTGCCTCCGTAAAGGAAGCGGTCGTTGGGGACGTGTTTGCGTTCTCGACCGATCCTGCGGACGAGGGCGAAGCAGCTGCCACAGAGTATCTGGGGCTCAACGGGTCGGACCTGGCGCGCTACGTCGGTTCGCATCCGATGGCAGGACGTGCTCGTTCAGGTGCCAGCCATGCGGACGGCGATCTGTTCATCGGCCGACCCTGGGTCATCGTTCCTACTGAGCACTCGTCCCCAGCTGCGGTCACCACAGTTCGTAACCTAGCCGTGGATGTGGGAGCTGTTCCCATGGAACTTGGTCCGGTGGAGCACGACGAGGCCGTAGCACTCGTGTCCCACGTGCCCCAGCTGGTGTCTAGCCTTTTGGCCGCCCGCCTTGCAACCGCGTCTTCGGACGCCCTCGGACTGGCGGGGCAGGGGTTGCGAGACACGACGCGCATCGCTGCTTCCGACCCGGGTCTGTGGACGGCGATCATCGCGGGAAATGCCGACAGGGTGGCGGATATCCTCGTTGACCTCCGTGACGACCTCGTGGGACTGATCTCCGGGTTGCAGGCTGGGGGAGTCCAGGCTGACGGAGCTATCCCCCCGGGTGTCGCGGGGGCAATAGCGAAGGTCATGACCGCAGGCAATCAAGGCGTTGAACGTATTCCTGGTAAACACGGTGACTCTTCGAGGCGGTGGGGCTACGTCGAGGTCTTGGTTCCGGATGAGCCAGGGGAGTTGGGGCGATTGTTCTCAGAACTTGGTTCAATAGGCGTGAATATAGAGGACTTGGTCTTGGAACACTCCGCGGGACAGCCCGTCGGCTTGGCTCGACTGATGATTGAACCGGGTGTTGTTGAAGAGACACAGGTGGAGTTGGAAGCTCGGGGTTGGCGTATTGCAAGTAAGAGCTTGCGCTAG
- the cmk gene encoding (d)CMP kinase — protein MSSQGSRSTEDSLGPTRTEETFQLRNAVAGQGLLIGIDGPSGSGKSTVSKRVAAELGLAFLETGAMYRALTWKCMAAGVDLDNPSAVLREADHLDFESVGTVAHPKFLVGGRDVTDTLRSVEVAANVSVVAGYIPVRQWMAIAQREEMYKARADGRGMIAEGRDVTTVVCPDADVRILLLADPEARLRRRVLETYGHVTDDLLEKTRELVSGRDKTDSKVSSFLEAAPGVITIDSSSKSVDEVVEDVLLQVSVWIQDRVHGRA, from the coding sequence ATGTCTAGTCAGGGGAGTCGCAGCACTGAGGATTCTTTGGGGCCAACCAGAACCGAAGAGACATTTCAGTTGCGCAATGCTGTTGCAGGACAGGGTCTTCTGATAGGGATCGATGGGCCCTCTGGGTCAGGAAAATCCACCGTTTCCAAACGTGTTGCCGCCGAGCTCGGCCTCGCATTCTTGGAAACGGGGGCCATGTACAGGGCTTTGACCTGGAAGTGCATGGCTGCGGGTGTGGATTTGGACAACCCTTCTGCCGTGTTGCGTGAAGCGGACCATTTGGACTTTGAATCGGTCGGTACAGTGGCGCACCCAAAGTTCCTCGTTGGCGGGCGGGATGTTACGGATACTTTGCGCTCTGTGGAAGTTGCGGCAAACGTGTCGGTGGTTGCCGGCTATATTCCGGTGCGGCAGTGGATGGCTATCGCGCAACGGGAAGAGATGTATAAGGCTCGCGCAGACGGCCGAGGAATGATTGCTGAAGGTCGGGATGTGACTACGGTTGTCTGCCCGGATGCAGATGTAAGGATCCTCCTCCTTGCAGACCCGGAGGCGCGGCTGCGCAGGCGCGTCCTCGAAACCTACGGGCACGTAACCGACGACCTACTTGAGAAGACACGTGAACTGGTGAGTGGGCGCGACAAGACTGACTCCAAAGTGTCTTCGTTCCTAGAGGCTGCGCCGGGGGTGATCACTATTGACTCGTCGAGCAAGTCCGTTGACGAGGTCGTCGAGGACGTACTGTTGCAAGTGAGCGTTTGGATACAAGACCGGGTGCACGGCCGTGCCTAA
- a CDS encoding helix-turn-helix domain-containing protein translates to MHLFVMDTEAQPTPRGLEPLIDVGELATYLGIPVSTIYDWRTRGLGPPAYRFGKHLKFAVSDVRVWIEQQRDGAKASPLDGR, encoded by the coding sequence GTGCACCTGTTCGTCATGGACACCGAAGCGCAACCCACCCCGCGGGGCCTGGAGCCACTGATCGATGTCGGCGAGCTGGCCACGTATTTGGGCATCCCCGTTTCGACGATCTACGACTGGCGCACCCGCGGCCTCGGCCCGCCCGCGTACCGCTTCGGCAAACACCTGAAGTTTGCCGTCTCCGACGTGCGTGTCTGGATCGAGCAGCAACGCGACGGCGCCAAGGCCTCCCCACTCGACGGGAGGTGA
- a CDS encoding tyrosine-type recombinase/integrase, producing the protein MSRPRLTIGTFGTIGYQTASNGRVTARARYRDWDGKSRLVQATGDTKRAAEQRLKAKLAERTLYQPAGIGLTADSPFPDLVAYWLEDLDLEDRLSTTTRRLYERNMRTLVLPAFKDLTLREIGVARCDHFLKQLAKQSYNRAKQARVALRLALGFAVRHEVLPRNPMDHVSRLRKPPTTPNALTPAEVNAIRTAIAFWETGLSPSGPKPDGQLGAIVEVMLGTSARIGEVLAIRRRDIDIVSAPPSIRISGTIVAHRGEPTQRQDHPKTAKSRRTVALPAFAAEAVRLRLARRDDASLDALLFCNRDGGPLTTNNVRRQLRHVLDLAGIEGVTPHMFRRTVATAISNEAGVDLAAELLGHTDPAITVQHYIRRNEMVNPATADMLDRVFGKEV; encoded by the coding sequence ATGAGCCGCCCACGCCTCACCATCGGCACGTTCGGCACGATCGGGTACCAGACCGCGTCGAACGGTCGCGTCACCGCCCGCGCGAGGTATCGGGACTGGGATGGAAAGTCGCGGCTCGTGCAAGCCACCGGCGACACGAAGCGAGCCGCCGAACAAAGGTTGAAGGCGAAGCTTGCCGAGCGCACGCTCTACCAGCCCGCAGGCATCGGGCTGACTGCCGATAGTCCATTCCCTGACCTGGTGGCGTACTGGCTTGAAGATCTTGATCTTGAAGACCGGCTCTCGACCACCACCCGACGGCTGTACGAACGGAACATGCGTACGCTCGTACTGCCCGCGTTCAAAGACCTCACGCTGCGCGAAATCGGTGTCGCCCGCTGCGACCACTTCTTGAAGCAGCTTGCGAAGCAAAGCTACAACCGTGCCAAGCAGGCCCGGGTGGCATTGCGGCTCGCGCTCGGGTTCGCGGTGCGGCACGAGGTGCTACCGCGCAACCCGATGGATCACGTCTCACGGCTCCGGAAACCCCCGACGACACCGAACGCGCTCACCCCCGCCGAGGTAAACGCCATCCGCACCGCGATCGCGTTCTGGGAGACCGGGCTCTCACCCTCCGGACCGAAACCGGACGGGCAGCTCGGCGCGATCGTCGAGGTGATGCTCGGCACGTCGGCCCGCATCGGTGAGGTGCTCGCGATCCGTCGCCGCGATATCGACATCGTGAGCGCCCCGCCATCGATTCGCATTAGCGGCACCATCGTCGCGCACCGTGGCGAACCGACCCAGCGGCAGGATCATCCCAAGACCGCGAAGTCCAGACGCACCGTCGCACTCCCCGCGTTCGCTGCCGAGGCTGTGCGGCTCAGGCTCGCCCGCCGTGATGATGCCTCGCTGGATGCACTGTTGTTCTGCAATCGTGACGGTGGCCCGCTGACAACGAACAACGTGCGTAGGCAGCTTCGGCACGTGCTCGACCTCGCGGGCATCGAGGGCGTCACACCGCACATGTTTCGTCGCACGGTTGCCACCGCAATCAGCAATGAGGCTGGTGTCGACCTTGCTGCCGAGCTACTCGGGCACACGGACCCGGCGATCACGGTGCAGCACTACATTCGCCGCAACGAGATGGTGAATCCGGCGACCGCCGATATGCTCGACCGCGTCTTCGGGAAGGAAGTATGA
- a CDS encoding single-stranded DNA-binding protein, producing the protein MTIRTQQSISGFIASDPQLTQTDRGDARFYARFGQENFRREDDGTFTKLETTFHNLVMYRATAERAYERFSKGDSFVAEGYLHEYSYERDGQATDGVEFVAKKIGHDTARTQYSVERSQRATDHDVPARGQSRAFESPQKRPSTDAPTLGR; encoded by the coding sequence ATGACCATCCGCACACAGCAGTCGATCTCAGGTTTCATCGCCAGCGACCCTCAACTCACTCAGACGGACCGCGGCGACGCACGGTTCTACGCCCGCTTCGGCCAAGAGAACTTTCGCCGCGAAGACGATGGCACGTTTACGAAGCTCGAAACAACCTTCCACAACCTAGTGATGTATCGCGCCACCGCAGAGCGCGCGTACGAGCGCTTCTCGAAGGGCGACAGCTTCGTCGCCGAAGGCTACTTGCACGAGTACAGCTACGAGCGCGACGGCCAAGCCACAGACGGCGTGGAGTTTGTCGCCAAAAAGATCGGTCATGACACTGCTCGCACCCAGTACAGCGTGGAACGAAGCCAGCGCGCCACAGATCACGATGTACCGGCACGCGGTCAGAGCCGTGCGTTCGAATCCCCTCAGAAGCGACCGAGCACTGACGCTCCGACACTCGGTCGCTGA
- a CDS encoding type IV secretory system conjugative DNA transfer family protein, with product MSIQGRQSGSFGDEMTNILIAVLIGILGLTLVLRASGSVAAFLTRVSQPSEGIAGGVGVLFDPTHPGRALGSDTLNPFVYWLIVGVMLAVLVLVLMWAWTRWRRHSRKVDTDPRRLPGTATAYEVQATASSRALLRRAATLRPSLERPEPSDVGYRLGQSRGKGVWASVEDSILLIGPPRSGKGLHIVIPAILDAPGAVVTTSTRPDNLTATLRARMRVGPVMVFDPQHLAEGVPAGLRWSPIRGCEDPLTAMIRAAGLAAADAVAILNASPRAATGWSEGLEAMIETDPRTRDSIWQGVSLALAALADPRVLDAVSPGPDEAFDPEAFIREKGTLYLLATGAGAGNSAALVAAFVEDLVETARRMAARSPGARLDPPLLLALDEIGNLAPLPSLPTLMAEGGGTGITTMPVLQSLAQARDKWSEDQAAAIWDSSIAKIILGGASNSRDLQDLSTLIGERDEFTDSVTLGDYGSRSSQRSVRRVPIMPPDRIRTMPFGTGVLLLRSAPPIIVDLLPRPKRSDAASLKRERSEIETLLENRPISE from the coding sequence ATGAGTATCCAAGGGCGGCAGTCTGGTTCATTCGGAGACGAGATGACCAACATCCTGATCGCGGTGCTCATTGGGATCCTCGGACTCACTCTCGTGCTCCGCGCCTCCGGATCAGTCGCAGCATTTCTCACACGCGTGAGTCAACCCAGTGAGGGTATTGCGGGAGGCGTTGGGGTCCTGTTTGATCCGACGCACCCGGGCCGGGCGCTCGGCAGCGACACATTGAATCCGTTTGTGTACTGGTTGATTGTGGGCGTGATGCTCGCGGTTCTCGTCCTAGTACTCATGTGGGCCTGGACTCGTTGGAGACGGCACTCACGCAAGGTCGATACGGATCCGCGAAGGCTCCCTGGGACAGCCACCGCATACGAGGTGCAGGCCACCGCATCGTCCCGCGCGCTACTGCGCAGAGCAGCTACTCTCCGGCCATCGCTCGAGCGGCCGGAGCCTTCTGACGTTGGATACCGACTCGGGCAGTCCCGTGGGAAGGGCGTCTGGGCGAGCGTCGAAGATTCGATTCTGCTTATCGGTCCGCCTCGCTCAGGCAAGGGCCTACACATCGTGATTCCGGCGATCCTCGACGCACCAGGCGCGGTCGTGACGACCTCCACCCGTCCCGACAATCTGACTGCGACGCTTCGGGCTCGAATGCGAGTCGGCCCCGTGATGGTGTTCGACCCGCAACATCTGGCTGAAGGCGTACCCGCAGGATTGCGCTGGTCTCCGATTCGTGGGTGCGAGGATCCACTGACGGCAATGATTCGCGCAGCCGGGCTCGCCGCTGCCGACGCTGTCGCAATCTTGAATGCTTCACCGCGGGCGGCAACTGGTTGGTCCGAGGGCCTGGAAGCAATGATCGAGACCGATCCGCGCACCAGAGATTCGATCTGGCAGGGCGTCTCACTGGCTCTCGCCGCTCTCGCCGATCCTCGCGTGCTCGATGCGGTGAGTCCCGGCCCAGATGAAGCCTTCGACCCTGAAGCTTTCATCCGTGAGAAGGGCACCCTCTATTTGCTAGCAACCGGTGCGGGCGCAGGGAACAGTGCTGCGCTCGTTGCCGCGTTCGTTGAGGACCTCGTTGAAACCGCCCGCCGAATGGCAGCACGATCTCCCGGTGCGCGACTTGATCCGCCGTTGCTGCTCGCGCTCGACGAGATCGGAAACCTTGCACCTCTGCCATCGCTTCCCACGCTCATGGCGGAGGGCGGCGGTACTGGAATCACGACGATGCCTGTGCTGCAATCACTCGCTCAGGCCCGAGACAAATGGAGCGAGGATCAAGCCGCAGCAATCTGGGATTCGAGCATCGCGAAGATCATTCTCGGTGGCGCATCGAACTCGCGCGACTTGCAAGACCTCTCGACCTTGATCGGTGAACGCGACGAGTTCACCGATTCTGTCACGCTCGGTGACTACGGTTCACGAAGCAGTCAGCGATCAGTGCGCCGGGTGCCGATCATGCCGCCCGACCGCATCCGCACCATGCCATTCGGCACAGGAGTCCTACTGCTGCGCTCAGCTCCACCGATCATCGTCGACCTACTGCCCCGGCCGAAGCGCTCTGACGCAGCCTCTCTCAAACGCGAACGCAGTGAGATCGAAACACTGCTCGAAAACCGACCCATCAGCGAGTGA